A DNA window from Macadamia integrifolia cultivar HAES 741 chromosome 4, SCU_Mint_v3, whole genome shotgun sequence contains the following coding sequences:
- the LOC122075610 gene encoding kinetochore protein NDC80 homolog, whose protein sequence is MRGGRRRPKDSIPERPSVDPRQFTSTTSHRDSRDSDASFGSSRPSFSSSGITRAASSIPINDRSYQSNAIRTINTYLASHSFPISLRPPLPSAKDITETLRFLCHRLDWPDLNKLEEDLPLLLKHLNCPIKLNKSALKAPGTPHTWPSLLAVIHWLVQVALYGDHISSSETNTNNFLRDNKLLLYALNSYSLYIRGEDDAVDDLDHEFTEKMEQEKNAAAEKVRLMEGEVVNLAAEIEALRTAPSASEQREKDKSVLEKDVQKFHTIIEEISNGILLVEAALKEKEKELETKIRENQRICEENEELKKSIDSQTVNARDAERMKRELQAVERDIAEAEASRNVWEEKSWDLDAALGHKFKELESLSIECNQALRRLKLGNDFQYVLNAKGSTPAEVLGIDYKSKIKPALTSLIDSINKSSVTKLEELISLQQQSIDNDSKLESKRNRLAALQSRVDEVEAQLNMLKKEIHDCKSRYAVEAKKKVEDIEREMHEMDMVEREAEEFLKTSKANLQLVIEKTEEETQKCARELVMLVDSISKYKESVESMILQMKNDLSDTAKAVADAHKGSLPTQLSGGCWS, encoded by the exons atgagagggGGAAGACGAAGGCCGAAGGACTCCATACCCGAGCGACCCTCCGTCGACCCTCGACAGTTCACATCCACCACTAGTCACCGCGACAGCAGAGACTCTGACGCAAGCTTCGGCAGCAGCCGCCCTTCCTTTTCCTCATCCGGTATCACTCGCGCCGCCTCTTCCATTCCCATTAACGACCGCTCCTACCAATCTAACGCCATACGCACCATCAACACCTATCTCGCCTCCCACTCCTTCCCTATCTCCCTCCGCCCCCCGCTCCCCTCCGCCAAAGACATCACCGAAACCCTCCGTTTCCTCTGCCACCGCCTCGATTGGCCCGATCTCAACAAGCTCGAAGAAGACCTCCCTCTCCTACTCAAGCACCTAAATTGCCCCATCAAACTCAACAAATCCGCTCTCAAAGCCCCCGGTACCCCTCACACTTGGCCCTCCCTCCTTGCCGTCATCCACTGGCTCGTCCAGGTCGCTCTCTACGGCGATCATATCTCCTCATCAGAAACCAACACTAACAATTTTCTACGTGACAACAAGCTCCTTCTCTATGCGCTCAACAGTTACTCCCTCTATATCCGTGGTGAAGACGATGCCGTTGATGATCTGGACCACGAGTTCACGGAGAAGATGGAGCAGGAGAAAAATGCGGCTGCCGAGAAGGTTAGGTTAATGGAGGGAGAGGTCGTGAATCTCGCGGCCGAGATTGAAGCCCTGAGGACTGCGCCATCCGCGAGTGAACAGCGAGAGAAGGATAAGTCTGTGTTGGAGAAGGATGTTCAGAAGTTTCATACTATTATTGAGGAGATTTCGAATGGGATTTTGCTGGTGGAGGCGGctttgaaggagaaggagaaggaattgGAGACAAAGATTAGGGAGAATCAGAGGATTTGTGAGGAGAAtgaggagttgaagaagagtaTCGATTCGCAGACTGTGAATGCCAGGGATGCGGAGAGGATGAAAAGGGAGTTACAGGCTGTGGAGAGGGATATTGCGGAGGCAGAGGCTTCGAGGAATGTGTGGGAGGAGAAGTCGTGGGATCTTGATGCTGCGCTGGGGCATAAATTTAAGGAGCTTGAGAGTCTTTCAATCGAATGCAACCAGGCTCTTAGGAG GTTAAAGCTTGGAAATGATTTTCAATATGTGCTTAATGCCAAAGGATCAACACCTGCTGAAGTATTAGGGATCGACTACAAATCCAAAATTAAGCCTGCACTCACTTCGTTAATTGATAGCATAAATAAAAGCTCTGTTACAAAGTTGGAGGAGTTGATTTCGCTTCAGCAACAGTCAATAGACAATGATTCTAAGCTTGAGTCAAAAAGAAACCGTCTTGCAGCGCTCCAGTCCAGAGTTGATGAA GTTGAAGCTCAATTGAACATGTTGAAGAAGGAAATACATGACTGCAAATCCAGATATGCAGTGGAAGCTAAGAAAAAGGTGGAAGACATTGAGAGGGAGATGCATGAGATGGATATGGTGGAAAGAGAAGCAGAAGAATTTTTGAAG ACTTCCAAAGCAAATCTACAGCTGGTGATAGAAAAAACTGAAGAAGAAACACAGAAGTGTGCTCGTGAACTGGTAATGTTGGTTGATTCAATCTCAAAGTATAAAGAGAGCGTGGAGTCCATGATCTTGCAAATGAAGAATGATCTCTCGGACACTGCTAAAGCTGTGGCAGATGCTCACAAGGGCTCCTTGCCGACACAGT TGTCAGGGGGGTGTTGGTCTTAG
- the LOC122075844 gene encoding protein phosphatase PP2A regulatory subunit A-like, with translation MLMYSSQVLDMINNPHYLYRMTILHAISLLAPVLGAEIICSKLLPVVIYASKDRVPNIKFNIAKVLQSLIPIVDHSVVEQTIRPCLVELSEDPDVDVRFFASQALQASEQVMMSS, from the exons ATGTTAATGTATTCTTCGCAGGTTTTAGACATGATCAACAACCCACATTATCTGTATCGGATGACCATTCTACATGCAATTTCTCTACTTGCACCAGTACTGGGTGCAGAAATCATTTGTTCGAAGTTGCTACCGGTTGTCATTTATGCATCAAAAGACAG GGTACCCAACATCAAATTTAATATTGCAAAGGTGTTGCAGTCCCTCATTCCTATCGTTGACCATTCT GTGGTAGAGCAGACAATTCGTCCCTGTTTGGTGGAGCTCAGTGAGGACCCAGATGTAGATGTAAGATTTTTTGCCAGCCAAGCTCTTCAGGCGAGTGAGCAAGTTATGATGTCTAGCTAG